The following is a genomic window from Anopheles aquasalis chromosome 3, idAnoAquaMG_Q_19, whole genome shotgun sequence.
AATGGTTCCTTTATGGTGATTGAACTAGCTCTAGTAACCAATTGATTCATCAATAGTATACATCCAATTCTGAATTATCCAAATTGCAGAGTCCTTCCATAAGCATCCGCTCGAAATAGACCTAACACAGTCGTGCGTCGGTGAGCTGAACACGATCACACGCGATGACGTTAACTGGCCGATCATTTACGGTGTCGGCGTGAACATCAAGACTGGCCAAATCTTTCCAGCCACCTTTCCCGACAAGGGTCCAGATCTGCCACTGCGGATGGCTCGTCACTTCACCGGAAGCCATCAGGTATGTAGCATTCGCCGTGGTTTGCTGACTGACTGGAGCAAGCTCCTAAATTTCCTCGCTTTCCGTGATCATTTTAGGTGCTAGACATATACGATTCTACCGTGGGTATGCTGCGGATTGGTCCATTCAACTATAATCCATTGCGCGGTGTTAACCTGTGGCTGTCGCAAAGCGACGAATTTATTCTGAAGCATCTTTCTACCAGTCCGGATGTGGAACCGCCACACTTTGTCATGCAAGTAAGTTAATAGTGAGTGGAAGAATCCGTCGCTCAATCCGAGAATTCAAGGTTCCATACTAACCACCTCGTTGCATTTCAGGTCCGTGCCACACTTAGCTACATACAAGATAATCAATTCCCAGCGATCACCGTCTTCCGCAACAACAATCCACATTACTTCCGGCGCGACGAAACCACCGGCTGCTGGGCTCCGGTGCGGTACTGAAACTGGTTCCTTATCTTGAAGCCATCCACGGTGCAGATCGGCAGCACACAGCCATGATTTCGTTAACCGCTAATATCTTCGACGTTCTGCGAAAACCTCTGAAGAACACAAACACCCCGTGAACATACACATTACTGCTCGTATTTATCGCCGTAGAAAACGTGCTCTGGCGTTCGCTGTGCACTTCCACGTTATACACATTATGCTTCTTCCTGTTACATGTTTTCTTTATGTCATGTGCTATGGCTAAATGTTTGTAagttttgtgcctttttccCGCTACCGTTTCACTAATGAGCTGTCTCTCGCTGAAGCTTAGCTCTATCGATCATTTAAAGGACGTATTAGAAATGTGTCACGGCAAACTTTTGTCTCGATATAAAGCTATATGAATTTAATGCGAATGCATCGTTTGggtttgcatttgtttgccgGAAAGAGAGGgtaggagagaaagagtacaTTGACCGGGATTCAATTCGATATACTATAGATGGTTTTCCGTCTCCTGCTACCGTACTCGGTGCATATTGAATGTCCAGTTGCAATTATTTaatacaataaataaatacattaaagtttaattaaattacaacCCTGCATACAGTTACTAAAAGATATCACAACGGATGGTCTAACttgagtttaattaaaataaaatccaaaattcCGACAGGTAAGTCATTTGACGGATTACGTTTTAGGAATTAATAAATACCCGAAACAATTTAAAGCTTTATTCAATTAGTTTATTCGGCAACAGGTGTTACACAACATCGCGTCTATCGTTATCCTTACGACGAATAAATCGATCCATAAACACATTTAACAATCACTCGCTTCATTTCATGAATATTCATAAATAGATACGCCATCCAACCGAGAGAACCTCTACAGTTTCGACTATATTATGCTACGATTGATTCTTCGCTCGcttttttcttatttgttCCGCCGATTGCAGGATATCACCAATCGAATCGTGGATTCTTCGCGATCGCGTGTGAAGGTTTGAACGTTTAAAAACATTAGACTAAACAATCTTCCTTTCGCGTACATTcgtccgtttcgttttcttccagCTCCGGCGGGTTATCCACAGCGAAGCAACTGGTCAAGGCACACCGAATTTCGTTACACGAAACAACCACGCGCACCCGCAACGCGGTGCAGTGCGGAGCAAATAAGCGCACTCCAAAAGagcaataaacaaacaattattTACAACAGAAGGTGTATCCCTAGGTGCAGGATAAGGTTGGAAGCATTCAGTGAAATGTATTGCACTTGAAAAAGATCCAGTGGAAGTGTTTGTAGCCCTCGCGATGGAAGGATAGATTTATCAACACTCTTATAACATTGTTCCGTTAAGGACACGTGTAAGGCTCCGAAAACTCATTTAGCATTGACACATAAAAGGGAGATTGCGGGAAGCGCTCAGGGAAAGGATAGTTATTTCTTAAATTACAACGCAAGCGCCAGTACGCCGTTCGCTCTTTAGAACGAACACACCATCCTCGCTACCAGCGCAGCGACGAGCGTACAGAGGAACACCTGCAAGGTACTTTCCGGTCGCATGGCGGCACCTGTTAGATGACAATGCAAAAAGACAAAGAAGAATAATGGCGGTTACTTTATTGCTGCTTAGCATTGTTACATTATTGTGTACATTGTACTACACACCAAGATAAGGCATGCTGGTTCGTAGTTTGTAGTCCGTCGAAGGTATCGAGACTTcacaatcgatttgcatatcCTTGTTTTGGTCGGCTAGGATGTGCTGAACGCTGACGTTGTAGTATCCGGTAAAGTCTTGCACCTGCTCGCTCACAACAACATCTGTTACCTTCTCTTCGTCGAtgctggaaaagaaaggagGGAAAGGATTGCAACAAAATAAGTGAAAAACATCGTATGAAGACTCAGTACCCAGTAGGATTGATATCCGCCAATGGAATGCAATCGCTGAGAACAACTGACTGCTAGGGATACATGTCTATCGTCAAGTCTAGTTATGAATGGAAAACTACTGACAGAACAATCCGTGATAATGCTCATGTGCAAGAAAAACCACGTGAAAGATGTTCTCTAACGTGGAAGTGATTAAAGAAATAAGAATCTGCAATTTGTAAGTATGGCCAATAGTTGTTATACAACATAATTTACTAAAAATCTCTTGAATATGTTCCGTTGcagaaataaaaacgaaatggTTCGAGATAGTGCTAGATAGTGCATCATTCAGGATTATTATCTACAGAAGCGAGTAAGATCAATTTAATTGATATATTCAGtacatttgttttaatttgtatGATATCACTGTTAATGTGCTCCACTGCCGTTGGTTATTCATATTTGCTTTGGATCTTTAGTATACAAACTCTTCATTAGATGGAAAGAAAACACTGAATAACGTTATCATATAACCTGTTCCATACACAATTAATCGTTTGATAGAAAACTAAATCCCCATCTGTACATCACTGGCAATTACAAGATCAAAATCAATGGTACTTAGAAATACTTACATCAAAGACACATCCGGTAGGGGATAGATTTCGCCGACGTTACAGAACACCAACGTGCTACCGTTGGTTTCCCTTTGGTAACCCAACGAGAAATCCGTTTCCGGCACGATGATCTGCATGTGTGCCGCCTTGGTGGCCACTTGTTGGAACGTCGACACCTGGCACGTGTACGTGCCCGTATGGTTGGCCATTGGGCTGATAAACTTTAAGGCACTGTACTTGTGCAGCCGCTCCTCAGACTCCGAGTAATCGAGATCGAGGTGTCCACGAAAAGAGCTCTGTAACGGAAGGACCAAAATCAGGACACATTCAGAAAGGGTGGCCAAAACGAAAGGATGCGTTTCACTTACAAACACAACCGGATTTCTCGACGGGATCCACTGGTAGAATTGCAGATCGTTGTGTTTCCACTTCAGCACGAATCCTTGCGATTCCTTCTCATCGATATCGTACTCACAGCCGAGTATAAGCGGGCCATTGTCCTTTTCGCTGCGTGCGATCGTGTAGGAGGTGGGCACTCGAAGGTTCGTAATTTCGAGACTGCTGGCAGCTATGAAAGTggtgaagaaaagaagaaaaacaaatgaaaacactACTGTAAACGATCGTCATTAGTGCAACAAAATGAGCGCCCAATCATATGAAGAGTAATTTTGAACATCAAACAATATTAACTCTCGcgccatttcatttcatccattCCTTCTTATTGTTATGAAAGCAAAGAAGATCGACGCAGCTGtgccaccgagagagagatagcaaCCAGACAAACAGAAACGTTGGCCAGCGGCCCAAACCACGCGGGACTGATGTGCGGCGAAGCGTTACACCACCCCACCATCGGTGGCGTTACGATTATAGCCAAGTAGCGTTACGCTCGTTGAAGATCGAGAAAGTCAAACAGCAGTATCGGGCGGCTAAGTCGCCGCGTGCGCAAGAAACTCATCTTTCCCCTGGGTGTCCGCTAACTTTAGCGTCCCACTCGACCGTGGAAAACCGTGGTTTCATTCCCAGATACACACACTGACCACTTGACTAGCCCGAGGGGCCACGATTGGAAAGCCAAATGCTTCTTTCACTGCTCTGCATCAATAGAGCCATGTGGACCGGGACGAGAGGGAACAAATGGATCGAGGTGGTGCCGCTCGCAAATATGCTTCTAATGCCATTCGCGCGATGCGGCCAGCTAGCGGGAAACTCTGTTTTCCCTGAAAAGCCGCCGTCCGGACTCCGATAACATCCGGCTaggtggatgggtgggtgggtcaGATGGTTGGTTGCGGTGCACTGGCCAGGCGGTTCTGCTAATGGATGGACAAAtaaccaaccgaccgttaCAACTATGAGACATAAATCAAGCCGGTCACGGACCGTCCGGTTGATGCCAAACAGAAATGTTGTTCTAGGCGTGATGGGTTTGGCAGAAGTAAGCAGAAACTCACTCCCTCCCTGGGGATTAATGCCCTTCCTGGGGATTTAGAGTCTTGGGGAGCAGGAGAAAACGTTTCCTGAATCGAAAACTTTGCATAAATTACGCATAGAAATAGATGAATCAAAATCCAATAAGGTTATCAACTACGGGATGGTTTgtgcatttcatttgtttaGCGAGaatttttttacacttttgaATGAATGTTGATTCGTTCAAGACTATTTTGTATAATTCTTAGATCGAAATTGAAGTTAAACTgatcgatttaaaaaaaaagtccttCATCTTGGTACTTTGAAGCGGTTTCCAAAGTAAAtgtccatcgtagcataaataCTATTGGACTAAACCTTTAGCCATTTTTAACATATTATCTCCATATTGTTTGCCTGGTACCCCAGTTGagttttttattcattttggcaatgttttttttaaataattttctaGAACTCACTACGGAAAATCAAAGTTTAAAAACtggtttattattatatttaaacaaaaaaggccAAGACGAATTGTTCCCTCATAAAAATACTCAAAAATCCACAAGAAATTATTCTGTTTCTGACCCGAATTAACGTAAACCCTCCCCCTTAAACCAATGTTGCAAGTCATGTGTTCCCGTATATCCTTACATGCCACACTTGAACAAGTTAGTCCCTCATCCGCAAATGATTGTCCTTTAAAAATGGATGCGAAAAGAAGCTATTATCATCTTGCACGAGCGAACAACGCACACAAATTCCAAGAAATCCCGCGAACAACCTTGAGAGATGGTGGCGACCAGGCTGCTCCATTGCATTACCATGATGTCATCTGTGGCGGCCGCTATTCGCTTTTCCTCCACAATACGCGCGCTCCCAgctgtctgtatgtgtgttttccacttccactaACTGCCAACTTTAAAAATACATAATCCGCAAATCGGTTGGGAAAACCTCTCGCCTGGTCTGTTTCCACTTATTTCATCATTCTTTGGCCACGGAAGGAGACAACCCCATACCATGCCAACGGTAGACACGCTCGTTGCCAACGTGCTTCTGGCGTTTCTCGCCATTTTCTTCGCGCGCTGAGGATGGCACGAGGCCGCGAAGGAACTGTCTCCTCGCCGCAAGTCAGCTGATTCAAAGGGGGGGCTAAAAAGGGGGCCCTCACCACCGCCGCATCAGAGCGAAGTGACGAAAGGGCACACCAACGGGCTACTAATGGGCCGAACAGGATGATTTACAAGGAGCCCAACCGGAAGTGTGGGGGGGCCAGGGTTGAACGGGTTGCGGTAGtagcgaaggaaggaattaAGGTCACGCAAACGCGCCTCGTTAATCGTCGATCCAATTCCGAAGCTCTAGCGACCACACGCCTTCATTTCTTCCTCCATCTTTCCGGCGACCAGAACGTCATAAATCTAATTTCAAACATGATTGACGTCGTTCGCATCAGCGGCCACCGATTGGCCATCCTGGGGAGTGGTCAGCCTAGAGTGGACCCCGGTGGAACTGTTGCTTCTGGTTAAGGCTCATCAATTTACGCAAATCACCAGAGGTCCTTGCGGTGGTCCCTAAGGAAAAGTAGCTACCGTCGGTGGTCACTTGAAAGGCAGTGACTTATTACCTGGAATGTCTACTAACTGGGTG
Proteins encoded in this region:
- the LOC126578258 gene encoding uncharacterized protein LOC126578258 → MDKRRGLIFKTGLVLLFLQAASSLEITNLRVPTSYTIARSEKDNGPLILGCEYDIDEKESQGFVLKWKHNDLQFYQWIPSRNPVVFSSFRGHLDLDYSESEERLHKYSALKFISPMANHTGTYTCQVSTFQQVATKAAHMQIIVPETDFSLGYQRETNGSTLVFCNVGEIYPLPDVSLIIDEEKVTDVVVSEQVQDFTGYYNVSVQHILADQNKDMQIDCEVSIPSTDYKLRTSMPYLGAAMRPESTLQVFLCTLVAALVARMVCSF
- the LOC126577093 gene encoding protein N-terminal asparagine amidohydrolase; the protein is MVLVLNGIIQDERPINTHALFLEHPVYREMATQLLSIPTKTVGAPGLLYVCQREMAAVAPHDRNVNIIGSDDATTCIIVVVRHSGSGAIALAHLDGSGTDEAVSAMVTRVQELAFGYPEGRIELQLIGGFSDPQGYAEDLFGTIMQSFHKHPLEIDLTQSCVGELNTITRDDVNWPIIYGVGVNIKTGQIFPATFPDKGPDLPLRMARHFTGSHQVLDIYDSTVGMLRIGPFNYNPLRGVNLWLSQSDEFILKHLSTSPDVEPPHFVMQVRATLSYIQDNQFPAITVFRNNNPHYFRRDETTGCWAPVRY